The genomic segment ATGAACATAAGCGACAAACTGACGGCTCCCAACCCGAACAGGAGCAAGATGCTGCCCGTTTCCAACAGAGACACGCCTTCCGCGAGATGAAACGCGTACTTCATTACGAATAAGGTGACCATGATTTGCAAGGCCAAGACCAGAATGCTGACAGTTACATTTGCCAGGATATACGTTCTGGCCGTAACCGGCGACGACAATTGCCGGTAATACGTGCGGTTTTCTTTCTCTTTCAGAATCAAGTCCGTCATATTGAAGGCGGAAAACAGCATGAACAGGAGCAGAAAGCCGATTGATTGGTAACCGGTGCTTTTTTTTGCCGACACATCGCCTAATGTCCTGGCCGTAACCTGGAATGTACCGTTCCGGTAATCATGGTACATCTGCCGGAATTTCGCGTTATCCGTTCCGGAAGCCTTACCGATCGCCGCTATGTTGGCGATATAGGCATCAAGCATCACTTTCGTGTAGCGGGTTACTTGCGCGCCCTTTACGGATACGATGCTTACACCGTCAGGATGCCCGTTGCGGACGCTTTGGCCGAACCCTTCTTTAAACACAAGCCCTACATCCAATTTTCCCGCGACAAGCTGCCGATTCAGTTCCGCATTATCCACGTTAGTAACTTTCACCGCTTGCAAGCCGCTGACATAGGCAATGGCATCCTGGGTAATGGCCGCATGGCCGTCGGCGTTGACGATTCCGATGCGCAGCGAACCGCCATGAACGTTGCCGTAGATCAGAAACGAGACGATGACGCCGACAAGCGGCAAACCGATATAGGACGCCCATTTCTTTTTGGAGCGGAATGTGTTAAACAATGTTTTACGAACAAGCCATAGCAAGTTGGACATGGTTTAAAACCCCTCCCGTCGGTTCATCGCGGATGCAGCGAGCATGATCAACAATGCGGCCAACCCGAAATTTAAACCGGCTGTTGGCAGCGCTGCGAGTACGTTGCCGTCGTATATGATTTGTGTGAGCGAACGGTTTGCCCAATAGATCGGCGACAGATTCGGCAGGAAGCTCAAGAAATCGCCGCCGACTGCCCCGACCGGAAAATATGCGCCGCCGATAAAGGCGAAAATTTGAATGAGGATCGTCAGCACGCCGCGCGAAGCTTCCCCTTTAAGGAAATAACTGATGGCAAGCCCGATGCTGACCGCCAGCGCGGTTTCGCTAAGCAGTACGAGAAAGACCGCGTCATAATGAGTACCCCAATTTGCCTGATAGACGAAGCGGCTGAACGCAACCACAATGACGACGCAAAGCAAATTCAAGACGATATTGCCCAACACTTTGCCTGTAAAAATTTTGCCGCGCGAAACCGGAGAAGCGAGCAGACGCAACGCCGTGTTGTATCTTTTCTCCCGGTTGATCAAGGTACTGGCCCCGATCGCCGCATACATTACAATCATCGTGGTCATTGCCATGGCGTAGTAATCGAGCGACCCGGGAGCCTTGCCGGCATGAAGCGTACGCTCTTGCACATAATCGCCGTGCGCCGAGGCGGCCAGGATTTCGCCTATTTTGGCGGGATCGGTTTTTGCGGCGCTCGAAGCCAGATTGTATTTGTCGGCAAAGGCGTTCAGCATCCCCTGGAGCACATTGCTTTGGATCGTATCGATACTGCTGCCGAAGTAGTCAAGGCCGTTGTCGGTTACTTCGACGTAACCGGTATATGTGTAGTCTTCCACCTTGCTTTTGCCGTCTGTCCCGGGTTTTGCTTGCACAAACTGAATATCGAAGCCTCCCGCCTCTTTAACGAACTGTTGCCAGGATGACGTTAAGCTGCTGCCCGCATCGACTGTATATAAAAGCTTGATATCACCTAGTTGAACATTGGAACTGAAAGCATTGGTGAGCGCCGTCCCCAGGATCAACATCAGTACGATCGGAAAAGCCAGCATGAAAACCAATGTGCGGAAATCGCGGAAATCGCTTTTGATTTCCTTTTTTGCAATGTTTAAGATGTGCATCATGTCGTTGTCACCTCGCTGTACTAATCGCGGAGGGTTCGGCCCGTAAGGGTCAGGAATACCGTCTCCAAATTTGGCTCTTTTTCCTGCACTGCGCGAATCTCGACGCCGGTTTTGAGCAATTCCTGGATGATCCGGTTCAAATTGTTGATTTCGGCGCGCGAGTGAATTTTGATGATATTGTCGTCCGTCTCCACCGCTTGCACGCCGGAAATTCTGCGGATAGCGCCTAATGGAATTTCCTCCGCCGTCTTTGTCTCGATCCAGATGTCTTTCGTATCGGTAATGATGGCTTTCAACTGTTCCTTGGTGCCTTCGGCAATAATTTTGCCATGATCGATAATCGCGATCCGGGTGCAGATTTCTTCTACCTCTTCCATGTAGTGGCTGGTGTAGATAATCGTGCAGCCCATTTCGTTCAGTTTGCGTACGGATGCCAGAATGAAGTTGCGGGAATGCGGGTCAATGCCGACAGTCGGTTCATCCATAATAATCAATTTCGGGTGATGGGCGATCGCGCAGGCAATGTTCAACCGCCGTTTCATCCCGCCGGAGAAGTTTTTCGGTTTATCCTTCGCTTTGTCGCTTAAGCCGACGAAGGCCAAAGCCTCGTTTGTCCGCGCGTCCAGCTTGCCGCCGCGCAGCCCGTACAACCCGGCGAAAAAACTTACGTTTTCATACGCCGTCATGTCCTCATAGATGGCGAGGTCCTGCGGAACAATCCCGAGATTCATTTTGGCGAAATGGGCGTGCCGCTCGATATTTTTGCCCAACAGGTTAATCTCTCCCTTTGTTATCCGCAACAACTGCGCGATCATGTTGATTGTTGTGCTTTTGCCCGCGCCGTTGGCGCCGAGGAATCCGAAGATCTCTCCTTCGCGAATGCTTAACGAAATGTTATCCACGGCGATGAAGTCGCCGAATTTCCGCGTTACCTGGTTCATTTCCAGCACATTCATGTTTGGTTCACTCCCGTATCACAATTCTGCAACCATTGTATAAAAAAAGGATGAGCTCACGTCAGTGCATAAGTTCATCCTTTACCTATGAGAAAATTCATATTATTGGATTGGGATTAGCGTAGTGACACGAAATCCGTGTGCGCCGTCGATGATTACGGTGCCGTTAGCGGCGGCTGTGCGCTCCTCCATACCGATAATGCCTAGTCCTTTCACCACCTTGCCGGCGCCTTTGCCGTTGTCGCAGACGGTTGCCTTGATCATTGCTTTCAGCACCGTGACGTCAACCTCGATCCGCGTGGCATCGGCGTATTTGACGGCATTGGTCATCGCTTCCAGGACATTTTCCTGAATGATTTTCCACTGCAGCGGGGTGATCGCGTCGATATTGCCGTTGTGTGTTAGCGTCGCGTCCAAACCGTGCGTACCGGTAAATTCATCGATCATCAGCCTAAGCCGGTTAATGCCGAGCTCTTCCGTCGGGGGTTTTATGCTTTTCAGTGTTAACCGGATGCTTTCAATGCCTTCCTTGGAAATCGCAATCGCATTTTGCAACAGCGCTGAGGCTTTATCGGCATCACTTGACAGCAAACGTTTCGCCGCCTCCATCTGAATCAGCGCACCGGCCATGGCATGCCCGATCTGGTCGTGGATTTGTTGGGACAGCTTGTTCCGTTCCTCAAGCCGGTATGTGTATTCCGATTGGCGGATAAACGCTTCGTTTTCATTCAAGGCGCGCGACAGCCGCTCTATCTCGCTGCGCCTCGTCTCAAGCGTCTGCTCGTACAATTCCATGCGCTTTTGAAAAAGCCGCGCCATGGCCAGCACCAGAAATGCGGAACAAGCAACGAATCCGTATTGCGGCAACAGCGCCGGATTGATGAACAATGCCGGAATCAATGCGATGATCAGCGAGAACCCGAACCTTTTTGCATAGAATGCCGCCAATTCGTATAAGTTGGGCGGAAGCAGCAAAATATAAAGCGGATGCAATCCGTAAGCGCAAAAAGCCGCGAGCAGCAGCGAAAGCAAGATGACAAGCTGCATGAAACGTGCATTATTGACGATGTAAATCGTAATATTTACGCATATGTACAGCAGGAACGCCAGCAACTCCAATGATTGCAGGCTGTCTCCCGCAGCCGCCGCATCTGTCCCGCCGGCAGCGGAAAAATAAATGGCGGCAATCACGTAAAGGAGCAATACCGATTTGTAGCCAATCGCCCATTTTTCCATATCGATCCCCTTTAAGCGCCGCCGTTTTCGCCGCTTGAAGAACCGGTCAAATAATAAATGGCGATTTGCGTCCGATGTTCCAATCCGGTCTTGTTCAGGATCGATGTGATGTAATTGGCGGTCGTGCCTTCCGAAATAAACAACCGTTTGGCAATTTCCTTGTTGGACAAGCCCTTCGCGATCAGCGCCATCACATCCAGCTCCCGCTCGGTGAAGCGGCTTTTGTCAATCGGCGGCTCCGCCGCAGGCGGAACGGCAGGCTCCCGCTCGGCTTTCAGGGTGTTCTTGATCTTGTTCAATACTTCATCCTGCATCACACTTTGGCCGTTGTAAACACTTTTGATCGCATCGCAAATACGCTCGGGATCGGTGTTTTTCAGCAGGTAGCCTTTGGCGCCGAATTTGACTGCATCGACAATGTACTCGTCGTCGTCAAACGTTGTCAGGATAAGCGGCTTGACGTTTGTTTCCGCCGTCAGCGCCCGAACCGCCTCAACTCCGTTCATGTTCGGCATCCGCACATCCAAAAGCGCCACATCGACTTCATGGCTACGGCAGAAATCCACCGCTTCCTTGCCGTCGCTTACCGTTGCAACCACATCAAAATCACTGAAGCTGCTTAGGATAATTTTCATTCCTTCACGGATAAAGGAATTGTCGTCGGCTATCATAACCCTGATTTTTTTCAAATCCGTCCCTCCATTTTCATAAAGTTATTTTACAACAGGCAAGTTTCTCTATCCAACGATAGAGGCGAAATTTTAAATTCTAACTTTGGGGTAGTCGCTAAATCGGACAGCAAGAGGTATGATAATAATAAAATTCGCGGTAACAAGTTTGGAGGAATGAATATGGATCAGCATTCGAGCACGCTTATTATCATGATTGCCCTCATTCTTTTTGCCATCTATCGGCGGGTACGCCGCAACATCGGCTGGCAGCATCTAAGATCGGGCAGTATGACAATTCGGATCGTGTTATTTTTGGTCGTGGGGCTGCTTTTTTTCATCGAAGGAGTCTTCCATCCGATCAGTTTAATCTCTGACATTGCGGGAATTGGATTGGGTGTTGTCCTGGCGCTTTACGGCGCAAAAGTAACCGATTTTGCACAGCGGGAAGGCCTCTTGTACTACCGCCCGAACGTTTGGATCGGTGCCGTTGTAACATTCATTTTTCTGGCCCGGTTTGTTTACCGCTTTTATGGTGTCTTTTCAAGCGGAATACTGGATCAGGTTCAACAAGGCAAGCAGAATCCGAATGACCTGCAAAACTTAAGTTCTGCAGCCGATTCCTGGACGGCCGGCCTTATGTTGATTATGTTTGCTTATTATGTCGTTTATTATATGATCTTGTTAAAAAAGCAAAAACAATTGCAGGCGGGACAACGCAACATGGTCTGACCCGTGAGTTGATTCAGGGCCCGACTCAATTTGTATTTTCGTTTCAGTTGGAGATGACGCGAAGATGCCGCTTGAGAAATGGGAGGATGCGATCGAACTAACAAACGGTCATGCAGAGGGGGAGGATTTTCGCGTCGTGCGCACTGGCGAAAGAAACAAAAAAACGACAATAAAGCAAGTTAACGTAAAAAATCCATCGAAAAGTTCGCAGCGTTGTATATGAAAGCTTGCTGCAGCCAATGCGCTCAGCCGATTTGGGCGGTTGGCGCGGCTATTGCACGATGGTCTGAGCCGACGCCATTTTTGCCGTTTCATTGGCTACCGCCAAAGCCGCGGCCAACGAGTTTGGCATCCTCACCCTGGGCCGCGCCTATGCGATCGCACTCCTTTGCCGCTTTCCAGATTACTTTCGCGGTGTGCAGCCCCGCATTCCCTCCCCTAATAGCGATACAAGCCAAATGTTTACCGTATCACATTCATTCCCTGTCGTGCTTATCGGCTTTTTCAGGTCTACTTAAGACCAGTTCTTAAGCTTTGATGTTTTTCCGATGCCCGGGTTGAAGCTATTGGTCGGGTCGCATTTTTTATAGTGATCAACCAGCGCCGGCGCAGCTTTATAGAGATGACCGACATTATGTTCCGCGGGATAAATTGCGCCGCGCGAATCCAACAGCTTCAGCATTTTTTCCTTCAAGGCGTGCGCGTCGACTCCTTTTTTCACGATGTAGTCCTGATGCAGCACATGACAGAGGAAATGTCCGTAGTAAAGCTTGTGCTCAATCTGGCTTAAGATTTCCTCGGGCAACTCTTCAAACCAGTCCATATCATTGCGGCGCAAGGCAATATCAAGCGCCAAAATATCATCGACTTCGTCCTGATGCACTTCCTGGTAGCGAATTGCCGCACCCGCCGCCACAAACCGATGCAAAAATGCGGCAGCTCCTTCTTTTGGCGTGCAAACGAAGAAATCGCCCTCCGCTTCTTTAAAAAATTCCGTCAGATAAGCTTCGGCCTCGGCGCTGCCCGCGCCCGACGTTTTGAGGATCAGATGGTGCTCGTACTTATCGCGGAATTCCTCCATTCTTTTGGGCAAATGGTTGGGGAACAGATAGCTTAGTTTTTGCAAGATTCGGTCGGGGAGATAAGGTTTGAATATTTTCATTTTGTCCAAAATCCGCTCCGTATTGGCCTTCAAGGCAAACAGGAAAGGCAAACGGTCAGTGCCCAGTTTATTGATGATAATGAATGAATCTTTACCGTATTTTTTGGCGATATCGTAAATATCACGGTGCATGTATTCACCGGCGACAGGGAGATGTTCGAACTCTGACAGCGCTTTTCGGCGAATCAATTCCAGCACGCGCGGAGTATTGGTTCCGATGTAGAAAACCTTTTCGTTCTGTTCTTTCGGGAACGTATCGAGCCGCACGGCGAACACGGCAACTTTGCCGGAGCAACCCGAAGATTCATAGAGCTGGTTGGGATCGGCATTGTATCTGGCCGGGGTATCGGCGTCGATGTCGCGCACGCGCATTTGATAAGTATAATTGTGCCCATGTTTAGGCGACTCCGGGACAGCGTTCGGATCGAAATTTCCAGAGTCAAGATTGGCAACAATTTGTTCAGGCGTATCGCCCAAATCGATACCGAGGTGATTCACCAGCTCAAGCTCGCCGTTTTCGTTAATGCGGGCAAACAGTGACAGTTCCGTGTAAGCAGGTCCGCGTTTGACAAGCGAGCCGCCCGAGTTGTTGCAAATCCCGCCGATAACCGACGCGCCAAGACAAGACGAGCCGATCACAGAATGCGGTTCTCGCCCCAGCGGTTTCAACGCATTCTCAAGTGAATAGAGCGTAGTGCCCGGAAAAGCCAAAACCTGTTTGCCGCCATTCAGCAAATAAAGTCCTTTCATTCTGGTTGTGGATATAATGATGACTTCGCGATCATATTCGCCAGAAGGAGTGGAGCCTTCTGTCAAACTTGTATTCGACGCTTGCATAATCATGATTTTATCGAATTTGACGGATGTTTTTAGAACTCGCCAAAGCTCTGTCAAATTTCCCGGCTTGACAACAGCCAGCGCCTCCCCGTATCCCGAGCGATAGCCTTTGCGATAACGCAAAGTTTTGGAGGGATTGGTAATGATATATTTGCGCCCTAAAATCGCTTCAAGTTCCGAGATAAATGGATTTTTCATCTTGCCGCCTCCTTGAAATTGTTCCTCTGCACAGCCCCGGAACTGTTATTGTCGGTAGAATACAACACGGCTCGCAAGTAGTCAATCCATTTTTGGATTGCGCGCGGTTATTGGCTGCCCCGCAGCTTGCCAGAGACGTCGGCGAGATTTGGCGGATGTCAACATTAACAGTCAAACATCATGATGTTATTATAACATTAGAAGTAATAAAATGAAACTGGAAGCAGCGAAATGATAGACAGGATCGTCGCTTTGCAAGGCAAGGTTTGCGGAAATGGAAAGAGGGAAACCAAAACGAAAGGGATAAGGTGGCTGTTCAAATGAAGACGGAGCTAGAATTTGCCGGGAAAACGGCGCTCATAACCGGCGGAACAAGAGGAATCGGCTTTGGGGCAGCCAGACGTCTGGCTGAGTTTCTGAAGAAGCGTCATGTTGAAACGATCCCTGCG from the Bacilli bacterium genome contains:
- a CDS encoding ABC transporter permease, whose amino-acid sequence is MSNLLWLVRKTLFNTFRSKKKWASYIGLPLVGVIVSFLIYGNVHGGSLRIGIVNADGHAAITQDAIAYVSGLQAVKVTNVDNAELNRQLVAGKLDVGLVFKEGFGQSVRNGHPDGVSIVSVKGAQVTRYTKVMLDAYIANIAAIGKASGTDNAKFRQMYHDYRNGTFQVTARTLGDVSAKKSTGYQSIGFLLLFMLFSAFNMTDLILKEKENRTYYRQLSSPVTARTYILANVTVSILVLALQIMVTLFVMKYAFHLAEGVSLLETGSILLLFGLGAVSLSLMF
- a CDS encoding ABC transporter permease, translated to MMHILNIAKKEIKSDFRDFRTLVFMLAFPIVLMLILGTALTNAFSSNVQLGDIKLLYTVDAGSSLTSSWQQFVKEAGGFDIQFVQAKPGTDGKSKVEDYTYTGYVEVTDNGLDYFGSSIDTIQSNVLQGMLNAFADKYNLASSAAKTDPAKIGEILAASAHGDYVQERTLHAGKAPGSLDYYAMAMTTMIVMYAAIGASTLINREKRYNTALRLLASPVSRGKIFTGKVLGNIVLNLLCVVIVVAFSRFVYQANWGTHYDAVFLVLLSETALAVSIGLAISYFLKGEASRGVLTILIQIFAFIGGAYFPVGAVGGDFLSFLPNLSPIYWANRSLTQIIYDGNVLAALPTAGLNFGLAALLIMLAASAMNRREGF
- a CDS encoding ABC transporter ATP-binding protein yields the protein MNVLEMNQVTRKFGDFIAVDNISLSIREGEIFGFLGANGAGKSTTINMIAQLLRITKGEINLLGKNIERHAHFAKMNLGIVPQDLAIYEDMTAYENVSFFAGLYGLRGGKLDARTNEALAFVGLSDKAKDKPKNFSGGMKRRLNIACAIAHHPKLIIMDEPTVGIDPHSRNFILASVRKLNEMGCTIIYTSHYMEEVEEICTRIAIIDHGKIIAEGTKEQLKAIITDTKDIWIETKTAEEIPLGAIRRISGVQAVETDDNIIKIHSRAEINNLNRIIQELLKTGVEIRAVQEKEPNLETVFLTLTGRTLRD
- a CDS encoding histidine kinase, which codes for MEKWAIGYKSVLLLYVIAAIYFSAAGGTDAAAAGDSLQSLELLAFLLYICVNITIYIVNNARFMQLVILLSLLLAAFCAYGLHPLYILLLPPNLYELAAFYAKRFGFSLIIALIPALFINPALLPQYGFVACSAFLVLAMARLFQKRMELYEQTLETRRSEIERLSRALNENEAFIRQSEYTYRLEERNKLSQQIHDQIGHAMAGALIQMEAAKRLLSSDADKASALLQNAIAISKEGIESIRLTLKSIKPPTEELGINRLRLMIDEFTGTHGLDATLTHNGNIDAITPLQWKIIQENVLEAMTNAVKYADATRIEVDVTVLKAMIKATVCDNGKGAGKVVKGLGIIGMEERTAAANGTVIIDGAHGFRVTTLIPIQ
- a CDS encoding response regulator transcription factor, with amino-acid sequence MIADDNSFIREGMKIILSSFSDFDVVATVSDGKEAVDFCRSHEVDVALLDVRMPNMNGVEAVRALTAETNVKPLILTTFDDDEYIVDAVKFGAKGYLLKNTDPERICDAIKSVYNGQSVMQDEVLNKIKNTLKAEREPAVPPAAEPPIDKSRFTERELDVMALIAKGLSNKEIAKRLFISEGTTANYITSILNKTGLEHRTQIAIYYLTGSSSGENGGA
- the dld gene encoding D-lactate dehydrogenase, whose protein sequence is MKNPFISELEAILGRKYIITNPSKTLRYRKGYRSGYGEALAVVKPGNLTELWRVLKTSVKFDKIMIMQASNTSLTEGSTPSGEYDREVIIISTTRMKGLYLLNGGKQVLAFPGTTLYSLENALKPLGREPHSVIGSSCLGASVIGGICNNSGGSLVKRGPAYTELSLFARINENGELELVNHLGIDLGDTPEQIVANLDSGNFDPNAVPESPKHGHNYTYQMRVRDIDADTPARYNADPNQLYESSGCSGKVAVFAVRLDTFPKEQNEKVFYIGTNTPRVLELIRRKALSEFEHLPVAGEYMHRDIYDIAKKYGKDSFIIINKLGTDRLPFLFALKANTERILDKMKIFKPYLPDRILQKLSYLFPNHLPKRMEEFRDKYEHHLILKTSGAGSAEAEAYLTEFFKEAEGDFFVCTPKEGAAAFLHRFVAAGAAIRYQEVHQDEVDDILALDIALRRNDMDWFEELPEEILSQIEHKLYYGHFLCHVLHQDYIVKKGVDAHALKEKMLKLLDSRGAIYPAEHNVGHLYKAAPALVDHYKKCDPTNSFNPGIGKTSKLKNWS